The genomic stretch CTTTACTCGTGGTGCCATGGGGGATCGGCTTCTTGAATCCTAATGCAAACATCTTACGGTCTATCCTTGCCAGGATAAAACTGCCTGTTGCTGCAAAGGCATTTGACAAAATAGAGCAATAACTCTAAAAACGCAGGTATTCCAATAACAATCGGGAACTGCGCCATGTCTGCCAACGTTGCCTACCTGCAAGATTCCCAGGCGCTGGACCAACTCCAGGACCTGTTCGCTGCCCAGCGCCGCGCCTACGCGGCCAATCCGATGCCGCCAGCGGCGCAGCGCCAGCAGTGGCTCAAGGCCTTGCGCGACCTGCTCAGCGATGAGCGCCAGGCGCTGATCGAGGCCATCAGCAACGATTTCAGCCATCGCAGCGCCGATGAAACCCTGTTCGCCGAACTGATGCCCAGCCTGCACGGCATCCACTACGCCAGCAAACACCTCAAGGGCTGGATGAAACCGTCGCGCCGCGCTGTAGGTATAGCCTTCCAGCCGGCGTCTGCCAAAGTTATCTATCAGCCCCTGGGCGTTATCGGGGTGATCGTGCCCTGGAACTATCCGCTGTACCTGGCCATCGGCCCGCTGGTCGGTGCGTTGGCGGCCGGCAACCGGGTGATGCTCAAGCTCAGCGAATCCACCCCGGCCACCGGCCAGTTGCTCAAGGCCTTGCTGGCAAAAATCTTCCCCGAAGACTTGGTGTGTGTGGTGCTCGGCGAAGCGGAAGTGGGCATGGCGTTTTCCAGGCTGCCTTTCGATCACCTGCTGTTCACCGGTGCCACCAGTATCGGCAAGCACGTCATGCGCGCCGCCGCCGAACACCTGACCCCAGTCACCCTGGAGCTGGGTGGCAAATCCCCGGCCATTGTTTCGGCCGACGTGCCTCTGAAAGACGCCGCCGAACGGATCGCGTTCGGCAAGGCGCTGAATGCCGGGCAAACCTGCGTGGCGCCGGACTACGTGCTGGTTCCTGAAGACCGTGTGGAGGGTTTCGTCGAGGCCTATACCCAGGCAGTGCGCGGGTTTTATCCGACCTTGGCCGACAACCCGGACTACACCGCCATCATCAACGAGCGACAGCTCGCCCGGCTCAATGCCTACGTCAAGGATGCCACCGACAAGGGCGCGACCCTGGTCCCACTCTATGACCAGGGCCAGGCCCGGCGCATGGCCCATAGCCTGCTACTGAATGTCAGCGATGAAATGACCGTGATGCAGGACGAGATTTTCGGCCCAGTGCTGCCCATCGTGCCCTATCGCGGGATCGACCAGGCCTTTGCCTACATCAACCAACGCCCTCGCCCGCTGGCGCTGTATTACTTCGGCTATAACAAGACCGAACAGAATCGCGTGCTCCACGAGACCCACTCTGGAGGTGTGTGCCTGAATGACACCCTGCTGCACGTGGCCCAGGACGATATGCCATTTGGCGGCATCGGCCCTTCAGGCATGGGCCACTACCACGGCCATGAAGGTTTCCTCACCTTCAGCAAGGCCAAGGGAGTGCTGATCAAGCAGCGCTTGAATGCGGCCAGGCTGATTTACCCGCCGTATGGCAAAGCCATCCAGAAACTGATCCAGAAGCTGTTCGTGCGCTAAAACCGTTACCACTGGGACAATAATAAAAATGAACCCTAGCCTGACTGAATCACCTGCGCTGTCACGGCGCGGCGTCTTGAAAATCGGCCTGTGCGCCAGTGCCTTCCTGGCGACCGCGGGCCTTGGCGCCAGCCTCAGCGGCTGCTCCAGCAGCACCCCCGCCAGCGGTTTTGCCATGCTGCGCAACAGCGACCTGCCGTTTTTGCGCGCGATAATCCCGGTGTTGCTGGAAGGCGCGGCCAGCGCCGAGGTCGTGGCAGCAGGCCTTGAAGACACCCTGAAAAAACTCGATTACAGCCTGCTGCACCTGTCGCCGGAGATGTTCAAGCTGACCCAGCAGCTGTTCGATGTGCTGGGCATGGCCGTCACCCGTGGCCCGCTGACCGGCATCTGGGGCAGTTGGGAAAACGCCAGCAGCGAACAGATCCGCAACTTCCTGCAGCGCTGGGAAAACAGCTTCCTCAACCTGCTGCGCATGGGCCAGGGTTCGCTGCTCAAGCTGGTGATCATGGCCTGGTATTTCCGGCCCGAATCCTGGGCCCATTGCGGCTACCCCGGCCCACCCCAAATCTAGCCTTGAGAACCCAATCAAATGTAGGAGCAGGCTTGCCGGCGATAGCGCTAACCCTGACACACCGCGCCGCCCGGATCGCCAGCACGCCGGCTCCTACACGTCATGACCGCTGATAAAAATAAGAGAACAAGCTAATGCCCGTACCTGATGTGTTCCGCGATGGCATGGCCCGCGGCTGGAAAACCCATAACGGCGCCGCCCTCGACCAGGACCTGACCCTGGAGGCCGACGTCGCGATCATCGGCAGCGGCGCAGGTGGCGGTACCACCGCCGAAATCCTCAGCGCCGCGGGCTACAAGGTATTGCTGATCGAAGAAGGCCCACTCAAGACCAGCAGCGACTTCAAGCTGCTGGAAGACGAGGCCTACGCCAGCCTGTATCAGGAAGGCATCGGACGCATGAGCAAGGACGGCGCTATCACCATCCTGCAGGGCCGCGCCGTGGGCGGCACCACCTTGATCAACTGGACTTCGAGCTTTCGCACGCCGGATCCGACCCTGTCTCACTGGGCCAGCGAGTACGCGGTCAAGGGCCACAGCAGTGCCGAAATGGCACCCTGGTTTGAAAAAATGGAACAGCGCCTGGGCATCGCGCCCTGGGCCATGCCGCCCAGCGCCAACAACGATGTGATCCGCAAGGGCTGCGAAAAGCTTGGCTATAGCTGGCACGTGATCCCACGTAACGTGCGTGGCTGCTTCAACCTGGGCTATTGCGGCATGGGTTGCCCGGTCAACGCCAAGCAATCGATGCTGGTGACCACCATCCCCTCAACCCTGGAGCATGGCGGCGAATTGCTGTATCTGGCCCGTGCCGAGCGCCTGAAGTTCAGCGGCGACACCATCACCAGCCTCGAATGCGCGGCTATGGATGCACGCTGCGTAGCGCCCACCGGCCGCAAGATCACGGTCAAAGCCAAGCATTACGTACTGGCCGGCGGCGGCATCAACAGCCCGGCGCTGCTGATGCGCTCAGACGCGCCCGACCCGCATTCGCGCCTGGGCAAGCGCACCTTCCTGCATCTGGTGAATTTTTCTGCGGGACTGTTCGACGAGGTGATCAACCCGTTCTATGGCGCACCACAATCGATCTACTCCGACCACTTTCAGTGGCAGGACGGCACCACCGGCAAAATGTCTTACAAGCTCGAAGCGCCCCCCTTGCACCCGGCCCTGGCCAGCACGTTGTTCGGTGGTTATGGCACGCAGAACGCCCTGGACATGAGCCAGTTGCCCAATACCCACGCGATGCTGGCCCTGTTGCGGGACGGCTTCCACCCCGACAGCCAGGGCGGCAGCGTCAGCCTGCGGGGCGATGGCACGCCGGTGCTCGACTATGAGGTCTCGCCCTACGCCTGGGACGGCCTGCGCCGGGCTTTCCACAGCATGGCCGAGATCCAGTTCGCCGCCGGTGCCAAGTCGGTCAAACCGCTGCATCACGATGCTCGCTACGTCAGCACACTGGCCCAAGCCCGCAGCCTGATTGACAGCCTGAACCTGGAGTTGCATCGCACCTGCCTGGGCAGCGCCCATGTGATGGGCGGTTGCGCCATGGGCGAAGAACCGAAAAATGCCGTGGCCGACAGCCTTGGCCGGCATCACCAGCTACGCAACCTGTCGATCCATGATGGTTCGCTGTTCCCCACCAGCATTGGCGCCAATCCCCAACTGTCGGTGTATGGCCTGACTGCGCAACTGGCGACGGCGCTGGCCGAGCGCCTGAAAACCGCATGAAACCACGGTGATGACCCTCTGCAGGAGCAAGCTTGCTCGCGAAAATCGTCAACGATAACGTGGTGTTTGCAGACAGCACGCGTTGCCTATGGGCTCTTCGCGAACAAGCTCGCGCCTACAGGGGCCATGGGGGTATTCGCGGTGTCTATAGTGCTTTCTTCTGAATAAGTTGACTTGGCCGACCGGGATGGCTGCGATACCATCCGGTTCCCCAACGGACTCCGCCAGGACGACGCGATGAACCGAGTGTTGTACCCAGGTACCTTCGACCCGATTACCAAAGGCCATGGCGATCTGGTCGAACGCGCCTCGCGCTTGTTCGACCATGTGATCATCGCGGTCGCTGCCAGCCCCAAGAAAAACCCGCTGTTTCCCCTGGAGCAGCGCGTGGATCTGGCCCGCGAGGTCACCAAGCACCTGCCCAACGTTGAAGTGGTGGGCTTTTCGACGCTGCTGGCGCACTTTGCCAAGGAACAGAATGCCAATGTGTTCCTGCGCGGGCTGCGGGCGGTGTCGGACTTCGAGTACGAATTCCAACTGGCCAATATGAACCGCCAACTGGCGCCGGACGTAGAGAGCCTGTTTCTCACGCCGTCGGAGCGTTATTCGTTCATTTCCTCGACTTTGGTCCGAGAGATTGCGGCGTTGGGCGGTGATATCACCAAGTTCGTACACCCAGCGGTGGCGGATGCGCTGACCCTGCGCTTCAAGAAGTAAGACCGCTCAACCGGCGCCTGCTCGCACTGCGGGCGCCAATGCGGCACAATTGCGCGCATTAGTTTTTCAGATGCCTTGGCAGAGTGCCCTGGCAGGAGTTTCCATGTCCCTGATCATCACCGACGATTGCATCAACTGCGACGTCTGCGAACCCGAGTGCCCGAACGCTGCCATTTCCCAGGGTGAAGAGATCTACGTGATCGACCCCAACCTGTGCACCCAGTGTGTCGGCCACTACGACGAACCCCAGTGCCAGCAAGTGTGCCCGGTCGATTGCATTCCGCTGGATGAAGCCCATCCGGAAACGCAAGAGCAGTTGATGGAGAAGTACCGGTTGATTACCGGCAAGGCCTGAAACCTTGTGGTGGCTGGGCTGGCCCCATCGCAGGCAAGCCAGCTCCCACATTTGAAGGTATTCACAAGTCAACATGTGGGAGCGGGCTTGCCCGCGATGAGGCCAGCCGCAGCGCCCGCTGTCTTCAGCTCTGGCACTTGGGGCAAAACACGCTCGCCCGCTGCCCCAGCATCACATTGCGCAATTCACTCCCACAGACCTTGCAGGCCTCGCCACCCCGGCCGTAGACGAACAGTTCCTGCTGGAAATACCCCGGCTGGCCATCGCCACCGATAAAGTCACGCAAGGTCGTACCGCCGCGCTCGATGGCGGCCGCGAGAATGCGTTTGATCTCGATCGCCAGCTTCAGGTAACGCCCACGGGAAATGCCCCTGGCTTCGCGGCGCGGGTCGATCCCGGCGGCAAACAGCGCCTCGGTCGCGTAGATATTGCCCACGCCCACCACCACCGCGTTGTCCATGATGAACGGCTTGACCGCCATGGAGCGCCCGCGGGACAGCTGGAACAGCCGCTCGCCGTCAAACAGGTCGGTCAACGGCTCCGGCCCCAGGCGCAGCAGCAGTTCGTGATTGTGCGGGTCCTGGCTCCAGAGCATCGCGCCAAAGCGCCGGGGGTCGGTGTAGCGCAGGGCCAGGCCCGATTCCAGCTCGATGTCCACATGCTCATGCTTGGCCGCCGGCAGACCGACCTCCACCAGACGCAGATTGCCTGACATGCCCAAGTGACTGATCAGCGTGCCGACTTCGGCATTGATCAGCAGGTACTTGGCCCGGCGTTCCACCAACACGATGCGCTGCCCCGACAGGCGCACATCCAGGTCTTCGGGGATCGGCCAGCGCAGGCGCCGCTCACGCACCACCACACGGCTGACCCGCTGGCCTTCCAGGTGCGGCGCGATCCCGCGCCGGGTGGTTTCGACTTCTGGCAGCTCAGGCATATTCGTCTCGCGATAAAAAGGTTAGTGCGCGCCCAACTCGCGGATCGACAGCTTCATGTTCTCGAAGTCGTAGTCCGACAGGCCCACGTAATCCAGCACCAGTTGGCCGATGCTGTCCCATTCATGGTCAACC from Pseudomonas fluorescens encodes the following:
- a CDS encoding coniferyl aldehyde dehydrogenase — its product is MSANVAYLQDSQALDQLQDLFAAQRRAYAANPMPPAAQRQQWLKALRDLLSDERQALIEAISNDFSHRSADETLFAELMPSLHGIHYASKHLKGWMKPSRRAVGIAFQPASAKVIYQPLGVIGVIVPWNYPLYLAIGPLVGALAAGNRVMLKLSESTPATGQLLKALLAKIFPEDLVCVVLGEAEVGMAFSRLPFDHLLFTGATSIGKHVMRAAAEHLTPVTLELGGKSPAIVSADVPLKDAAERIAFGKALNAGQTCVAPDYVLVPEDRVEGFVEAYTQAVRGFYPTLADNPDYTAIINERQLARLNAYVKDATDKGATLVPLYDQGQARRMAHSLLLNVSDEMTVMQDEIFGPVLPIVPYRGIDQAFAYINQRPRPLALYYFGYNKTEQNRVLHETHSGGVCLNDTLLHVAQDDMPFGGIGPSGMGHYHGHEGFLTFSKAKGVLIKQRLNAARLIYPPYGKAIQKLIQKLFVR
- a CDS encoding GMC family oxidoreductase is translated as MPVPDVFRDGMARGWKTHNGAALDQDLTLEADVAIIGSGAGGGTTAEILSAAGYKVLLIEEGPLKTSSDFKLLEDEAYASLYQEGIGRMSKDGAITILQGRAVGGTTLINWTSSFRTPDPTLSHWASEYAVKGHSSAEMAPWFEKMEQRLGIAPWAMPPSANNDVIRKGCEKLGYSWHVIPRNVRGCFNLGYCGMGCPVNAKQSMLVTTIPSTLEHGGELLYLARAERLKFSGDTITSLECAAMDARCVAPTGRKITVKAKHYVLAGGGINSPALLMRSDAPDPHSRLGKRTFLHLVNFSAGLFDEVINPFYGAPQSIYSDHFQWQDGTTGKMSYKLEAPPLHPALASTLFGGYGTQNALDMSQLPNTHAMLALLRDGFHPDSQGGSVSLRGDGTPVLDYEVSPYAWDGLRRAFHSMAEIQFAAGAKSVKPLHHDARYVSTLAQARSLIDSLNLELHRTCLGSAHVMGGCAMGEEPKNAVADSLGRHHQLRNLSIHDGSLFPTSIGANPQLSVYGLTAQLATALAERLKTA
- the coaD gene encoding pantetheine-phosphate adenylyltransferase; this encodes MNRVLYPGTFDPITKGHGDLVERASRLFDHVIIAVAASPKKNPLFPLEQRVDLAREVTKHLPNVEVVGFSTLLAHFAKEQNANVFLRGLRAVSDFEYEFQLANMNRQLAPDVESLFLTPSERYSFISSTLVREIAALGGDITKFVHPAVADALTLRFKK
- a CDS encoding YfhL family 4Fe-4S dicluster ferredoxin is translated as MSLIITDDCINCDVCEPECPNAAISQGEEIYVIDPNLCTQCVGHYDEPQCQQVCPVDCIPLDEAHPETQEQLMEKYRLITGKA
- the mutM gene encoding bifunctional DNA-formamidopyrimidine glycosylase/DNA-(apurinic or apyrimidinic site) lyase, encoding MPELPEVETTRRGIAPHLEGQRVSRVVVRERRLRWPIPEDLDVRLSGQRIVLVERRAKYLLINAEVGTLISHLGMSGNLRLVEVGLPAAKHEHVDIELESGLALRYTDPRRFGAMLWSQDPHNHELLLRLGPEPLTDLFDGERLFQLSRGRSMAVKPFIMDNAVVVGVGNIYATEALFAAGIDPRREARGISRGRYLKLAIEIKRILAAAIERGGTTLRDFIGGDGQPGYFQQELFVYGRGGEACKVCGSELRNVMLGQRASVFCPKCQS